The Streptomyces sp. NBC_01317 genomic interval GTAACTGGTGGCGAGCCAGGTGTCGTCCCCGTACGGCAGCCGGACCCGGACGGGGGGCCGGTCGCGCAATTGCCCGTAACCGTCGGGCAGTCCGAGGCCCCCGGTGGTCCAGAACGGGTACGCGAGGGGCTCCGGGGAGGTGTCCCGGACGATCGGGCAGACATCGGGGGGCACGGTCACGGATGTTCCTTTCTCAACAAGGGGGAGTAGGGGGAGGGCGCGTTCGCTCTCAGCGGTGCGGGCCCACCGGGATGTCCACATGCGTCGGCGGCGGCGCGCTCGTGTCGACCGATGCCGTGAAGTCGACCCCGTCGTCCCGGCAGATGAACTGCATCACCTGCCGCCCCGCCGCCGCCGCGCGGATCAGGCCGCCGGTGGTGGCCCACACCCCGGAGAGGTAGAAGTTCTCCAGACCGGGCAGGACGGGGCCGTTCTTCTTGACCAGCTCCTCCATCAACTCGCCGCTCTCCACAAAGGGTTGCCAGCCGAGGAAAGTGCCTTCGAAGCTGTTGGTGTACCGGATCTGGGTGAGGGGCGTGCAGGTGTCCCGTACCGCCACCGAGTCCTTCAGCCCCGGATACAGCTCGTCGAGGAAGTCCACGACGGCGTCCCTCGTCCGCCGCTTCGCGAGGGCGTACGCCTTGCCGCGCCGGACCGGGAGCGTGTGCAGCTCCGCCCCTCTGCGGGGACGGCTGAGCCGCTCCGGGCCCTCGGCGAGTTCTCGCCAGGCGGCCGTGTCGGAGAAGTACGTGGCGTAGATGACGGTGGTGTCCTCGGGCGACAGCTCGGGGTAGAAGCGGCTGCGGAACTGGACGTTGAGACTGGGGTGCCGGATGCCGGTCAGCCGCGAGGCCGTCGCCTCGTCCAGCAGGTGGGTGGTGGTGGGGTCGGCGTCCGGGAACGGTCGGCGCAGGCCGAGGAAGACGCTCGCGTACCCGGGGAACACCATGCCGGGCCGGTGCAGGGTCTCCCGGTACAGCGTCGCGTACTCGCCCTCCAGATAGCGCCCGCCGAGCAGATCGAGGAGCGTCCGCGGCCCGTCGCAGGCCGAGACGACGATGTCGGCGTAGTGCTCCCGCCCGTCGGAGAGGCGCACGCCGACCGCCCGGTCGTCCCTGACCAGGATCTCCTCGACCATCGCGTTGTACGTGACCTCCCCGCCGAGGCTCAGGTAACGCTGCTCGATCGAGCGCGCCAGGCCCAGCGAGCCGCCCTCGGGCACCCCGGCCGACCGGTGCGCCTGGGCGGCCATCTGGAAGTAGAAGGGGAGGACGGGGAAGCCCGGGTGTTTCTCGTACAGGATGTAGTTGAAGGCGTCCCGCAGGAGCGGGTCCTTGAAGCGGGTCGAGTACTCCGACATCAGTACGGACATCGACGTACGGAAGAGGTTGAAGTACGGGAGGAAGCCGGCCAGCATCCGCCAGCGCTCCCGGCGGCTCATCAGCCCCACCGGTTTGAGGAAGGGGTATGACGGCAGGCAGGCGATGAACTTGCGCAGTCCCGCGCAGAAGGACCGGATGGCGCGGGCGTCGGGCGGCGACAGCGACAGCAGATGGCTTTCGAGCCGGTCGGGGTCGCAGTAGAAGTAGACCGTGCGGCCGTCCCTGCCCCGTACCGTGTTGAAGACGTCGAAGTGGCGCATCTCCTTCCCCTGGAGCGCGCCGAGTTCGAGCCAGATCTGGTGCATCTCGTTGCCGGGGCCGTTGCCGAGCAGCCAGCTGACGCAGGCGTCGAAGGTGAACTCGCCGCGGCCCCATCCGGTGCAGCAGCCTCCCGGGATCTCGTGCATCTCGAAGACCTGGGTGCGGTAGCCGTTCATCTGGCCGTACGCGCCCGTCGAGAGGCCGCCGAGGCCGCCGCCGATGATGATCATGCTCTTCCGGCGGGGGGGTGCCTTGGCCGTGGCCGTTGTGGCGGTTGTCGTGGTTGTCGTGGTGGTCACTTCGGTTGTCACCGCACCCTGCGTGTTTCGAGCTGGGGCAGCCGCCCCAACTGGTCCGGATGCCAGGGCGTCGTACTGCCGCTCTCCCAGGCGTGGAAGTCCAGGCCGAGTTCCCGGCACAGGTATTGGGTGACGAACCGGCCGCCCGCGGCGGCGCGGATCAGGCTGCCGCCCGCGAACCACTGGCCCGCCATGGAGAAGCCGGCCAGGCCGGGCAGCCGCATCCGGTCCTTGTTGATCAGGCCGGTGATCACGTCGTCGGCCGCCGTGAAGGACTTCCAGCCGAGGATGCTGCCGCCCCGTACGCCCGTGTACCGCTCGGTGGTCGCCGGGGACGCCACGTCCACGACCTCGATGGCTTCGCCGATGCCGGGGTGGTGCCGTTCCAGGAAGCGCCGGACGAAGTCGGCCACCTCCTGCTTACGGGCCCAGTACGCCTTGCGGTCGGTGGTCCGCAGCCGCTTCCAGGACGCGTAGTCGCTGAAGTACGTGCAGTGGACGACGGACTTGCCGGGCGGGGCGAATCCGTCGGAGTAGCGCGAACGCATCTGTACGACAAGGCTCTTCTGGAGGACGCCCGGCAGCGCCGCGCAGTCCTCGTCGGAGAGCAGGTACGTGGTGCTGTGCCGGGCGGCCGGGTCCAGTTCGCCGTCGATCCCGACGAAGGCCGAGACCATGCCCGGGTAGAGCACGTCCGGGCGGTCGGTCATCCCGAAGAGCTTGTCGACCCTCGGGCTCGAATACCTGCCGCCCAACAGCCCCTGGATGGTGGTGACTCCGTCGCAGGCCGACACGACGTGGTCGGCGAAGTGCCGTTCCCCGCCCCGCAGTTCCACGCCGATCGCGCGGTCGTTCTCCACCAGGACGCGCTCCACCCGGGCCCGGTAGTCGACCCGCCCGCCGAGCGCCGTGTAACGGTCCTCCACCGAGCGGGCCAGGCCCAGCGAACCGCCCTGGGGGAAACCGGCGTTGAGGTGGAACGCGCTCGCCATGTTGAACAGGTACGGCAGCAGCGGGAAGACCTCGTGGTCCTGGAAGAAGATGAACGGGAACGCCCGGCGCAGCAGCGGGTCCTCGAACCGGTCGCAGAAGCTCTCCATCCGGGTCACGGCCGTACGCCAGAACAGCGCGAAGGCGGGCAGGACCGCCCGCAGGGTGGCCAGCTTCTCGCGCGGGGACTGGAGGGGCGGCGGGGTCAGGAAGGGATAGTGGTTGACGCGGATGAAGCGCCGCAGGTCGCGGCAGAACGCCCGGATCGGGCGGGCGTCGCGCGGCGAGATCTCCAGGAGGTGCGCTTCGAGGCGGTCGGGGTCGTTGTAGAAGGTGACCGAGCGGCCGGTCTCGTCCGTGACGGTGTTGAACATCTCGAAGTTCGCGATCGACTTGCCGTCGAGCGCGCCGAGTTCCCGCCAGAGGCGGTTGGCGTCGTTGTTGTGTCCCGTGCCGGTGAGCCACTCGATGCAGTAGTCGAAGATGTAGTCCTCGCGCGCCCATGCCGTACAGCAGCCGCCGGGCAGGACGTGGCGCTCGAAGATACGGGTCTCGGCGCCGCTCATCTGCGCGTAGCAGCCGGTGGAGAGGCCGCCGATGCCCGCGCCGATGATGATCACCCGGGGCCGGTCTCCGGGGTTGCGGTCAGCAGCCGCCGCCCGTGGACCCCGCGCTTCCCACACCGGCCTCTTCTCCCGCGCCGTCGGGTTGCCGAGCACTGTCGGGTTGCCGAGCGCCGTCGGGTTGTCACGCGCCATGCGGTTGCCCCGCGCCGTCGGGTTGTCACGCGCCATGGAGTTCCCTGTCTGTGGTGCCGTCCTCCACGGAAGCGGAACGCTCCCGGGGTGCGGTCGCGATGGGGTCGCCGAGCGCGGACAGCACCAGGGCCGCGTTCCGCTCGGCGGGCTTCTCGTCGAGCATCTCCGCGTGCAGGCCGGCCCCGCGCACCAGCCGGCTGACGGTGGTGGAGGTGGTGTGCCAACTGCCGCGCTGCCCGGCCGCGTAGAACGGCACCTTCGCCTCGTCGGAGATCACGGTGACCGTCGCGGCGACCGATCCGTGGTTCGGCGTACGTCCGCAGTACTCCAGGTAGTCCCTGGCCTGTTCGAGGGTCTGGGCGGTGACGGTCTCGGAGTGGGTGTGACGGCGCAGGTGGTCCCGCAGTTCGCGTTCGAACGCCTCGGTGTGTTCGTCGGAGATGCCGTACCGCTCCTCGATGCGGTACGAGTCCATGATCACGACATGCGCCACCTCGCGCCCCCGTTGTTCCAGCCGCTTGGCGACCTCGAAGGCGAGGTTCCCGCCCAGGGAGTAGCCGAGGAGGAGGCAGGGCCCTTCGGGTTGCAGCGATTCCACGAGGTCGGCGTAGCGCGTGCTCTTGTCGCCGTCGACGTGGTTGAAGGCGATCAGCTCGTACGAGGGGAGGTGCGCGGCGAAGTGGCGGTAGACGAGGCCGTGGCCGCCGGCCGGCGGGAAGCAGAAGACGACCGGTCCCGCACCTGTGTTGAAGGACAGGTGGGAGAGGTTGCCGGAGACCCGGCCGGTGACGATGTCCTCGACCGTACGGGCCATGCCGTGCAGCGTGGTCACCTTGAAGAGCAGGCCGACCGGGATCGCGATGCCGAACTCCTTCTGGAGGCGGTGGATCAGTTCGATGAGCGTGATGGAGCTGCCGCCGGAATCGAAGAAGTCGCTGTGCAGGCCGATCTGTTCGAGGCCGATCACCGCCTTCCAGTGGGCCGCCACCCGTTCCTCGTAGAGCGTCACGGGTGGTTCGTGGTGCTCCTGCGCGGACTCGGCGGCGGGCGCGGGCAGCGCGTCCGGGTCCACCTTTCCGTTCGGGTTCAGGGGGAGGGCGTCCAGCGTGTGCAGCCGGGCCGGGATGAGGTACGTGGGCAGGTGGGCGGCGAGGTGGCGGCGCAGGGCCCGCGGGTCGGGGGCGGTGCCGGGGGCCCGTACCACGTAGGCGCAGAGGGCCGGTTCGCCGCCGAGGTCGGTCCTGACCATGGCGTAGGCGTCGGCGACCTCGGGGAGCGCCGTCAGCAGGGCCTCGATCTCCCCCGGCTCGATGCGGTGGCCGCGCAGCTTGATCTGGGCGTCGGCGCGGCCGAGCAGGTGGATGCGGCCCCGCGCGTCCCGGCGCGCCAGGTCACCGGTGCGGTAGAGCCGTTCGGGGACGGCGTCCGGGCCCCGGTCCAGGGTGAGGGTGACGAAACGTTCGCCGGTCTGCTCCGGGTCTCCGGCGTAGCCCTGGGCGAG includes:
- a CDS encoding phytoene desaturase family protein; the encoded protein is MARDNPTALGNPTVLGNPTAREKRPVWEARGPRAAAADRNPGDRPRVIIIGAGIGGLSTGCYAQMSGAETRIFERHVLPGGCCTAWAREDYIFDYCIEWLTGTGHNNDANRLWRELGALDGKSIANFEMFNTVTDETGRSVTFYNDPDRLEAHLLEISPRDARPIRAFCRDLRRFIRVNHYPFLTPPPLQSPREKLATLRAVLPAFALFWRTAVTRMESFCDRFEDPLLRRAFPFIFFQDHEVFPLLPYLFNMASAFHLNAGFPQGGSLGLARSVEDRYTALGGRVDYRARVERVLVENDRAIGVELRGGERHFADHVVSACDGVTTIQGLLGGRYSSPRVDKLFGMTDRPDVLYPGMVSAFVGIDGELDPAARHSTTYLLSDEDCAALPGVLQKSLVVQMRSRYSDGFAPPGKSVVHCTYFSDYASWKRLRTTDRKAYWARKQEVADFVRRFLERHHPGIGEAIEVVDVASPATTERYTGVRGGSILGWKSFTAADDVITGLINKDRMRLPGLAGFSMAGQWFAGGSLIRAAAGGRFVTQYLCRELGLDFHAWESGSTTPWHPDQLGRLPQLETRRVR
- a CDS encoding phytoene desaturase family protein, whose protein sequence is MIIIGGGLGGLSTGAYGQMNGYRTQVFEMHEIPGGCCTGWGRGEFTFDACVSWLLGNGPGNEMHQIWLELGALQGKEMRHFDVFNTVRGRDGRTVYFYCDPDRLESHLLSLSPPDARAIRSFCAGLRKFIACLPSYPFLKPVGLMSRRERWRMLAGFLPYFNLFRTSMSVLMSEYSTRFKDPLLRDAFNYILYEKHPGFPVLPFYFQMAAQAHRSAGVPEGGSLGLARSIEQRYLSLGGEVTYNAMVEEILVRDDRAVGVRLSDGREHYADIVVSACDGPRTLLDLLGGRYLEGEYATLYRETLHRPGMVFPGYASVFLGLRRPFPDADPTTTHLLDEATASRLTGIRHPSLNVQFRSRFYPELSPEDTTVIYATYFSDTAAWRELAEGPERLSRPRRGAELHTLPVRRGKAYALAKRRTRDAVVDFLDELYPGLKDSVAVRDTCTPLTQIRYTNSFEGTFLGWQPFVESGELMEELVKKNGPVLPGLENFYLSGVWATTGGLIRAAAAGRQVMQFICRDDGVDFTASVDTSAPPPTHVDIPVGPHR